In Diadema setosum chromosome 19, eeDiaSeto1, whole genome shotgun sequence, a genomic segment contains:
- the LOC140243134 gene encoding POU domain, class 3, transcription factor 4-like: MRPWLFCNSDQCECTMESAIPSPYSVSLSTDVTSASNTSLLVSSAEHIPHNITSLCDNSMQSGQVNVMYQKLGNEFLQQQGAGNGLPLAHHGAQWVTGLSAPPHGDPTSHWAGVPAHLLGHGQDVKPNLGQTRDEINELHRTSHSHVQPATTWNTGNAHMAMPMSMTMPMTTSSGSGPLGHTPTAAHPMYTYGAMNGMMSCAQQFGQNGPMRGIIGSGSGQLVSHNGPETVVEDDAPSSDDLENFAKTFKQRRIKLGYTQADVGLALGTLYGNVFSQTTICRFEALQLSFKNMCKLKPLLGKWLEEADSTSGSPTSLDKIAAQGRKRKKRTSIEVTIKGALENAFLKQPKPSAQEISSLADGLQLEKEVVRVWFCNRRQKEKRMTPPLNGMGVSGAIQNADSPPAGQAATGEHVLPHSTASGLHHHQPVITSLSSHSLVRPGSSPIHGPPASVSPPAVHSPISSALTPHSQHQAQPVQ, from the coding sequence ATGCGACCCTGGTTGTTTTGCAATTCAGATCAGTGCGAGTGTACGATGGAGTCCGCTATTCCTAGCCCCTATTCAGTTAGCTTATCTACGGACGTCACATCGGCTTCCAACACTTCGCTACTTGTGTCCTCTGCAGAGCACATACCCCATAATATCACGAGCCTGTGCGATAACAGTATGCAGTCCGGGCAGGTGAACGTCATGTATCAGAAATTGGGAAACGAGTTTTTGCAGCAGCAAGGGGCAGGCAACGGACTCCCGCTGGCGCACCACGGGGCGCAGTGGGTGACGGGACTCAGCGCTCCACCGCATGGAGACCCAACAAGCCACTGGGCTGGAGTGCCCGCCCATCTATTAGGGCACGGACAGGACGTGAAGCCGAACTTGGGACAAACTCGAGACGAGATCAACGAGCTTCATCGTACGAGTCACTCGCACGTCCAGCCGGCGACGACATGGAACACGGGAAACGCTCATATGGCCATGCCGATGTCGATGACGATGCCGATGACGACGTCGAGTGGCAGTGGGCCACTGGGCCACACCCCCACGGCCGCGCACCCCATGTACACATATGGTGCAATGAACGGGATGATGAGCTGTGCCCAACAGTTCGGACAAAATGGACCTATGCGTGGTATCATTGGGTCTGGCTCGGGTCAACTGGTCAGTCACAACGGTCCCGAAACTGTGGTTGAGGATGACGCTCCTTCATCAGACGATCTCGAGAACTTTGCCAAGACATTTAAACAACGGCGCATCAAATTGGGCTACACGCAAGCGGACGTGGGACTTGCCCTCGGCACGTTGTACGGTAATGTGTTTAGTCAAACAACGATTTGTCGATTCGAAGCTTTGCAGCTCAGCTTTAAAAATATGTGCAAACTTAAGCCCCTGCTTGGCAAGTGGTTAGAAGAGGCCGACTCGACGTCGGGCTCTCCGACGAGTCTCGATAAAATTGCTGCGCAAGGGCGGAAGAGAAAGAAGCGCACCAGCATTGAAGTCACTATCAAAGGCGCCCTCGAAAACGCGTTTCTCAAGCAGCCGAAGCCGTCGGCTCAGGAGATCTCTTCGCTCGCCGACGGACTCCAACTTGAGAAGGAAGTGGTGCGAGTTTGGTTTTGTAATCGTCGACAAAAGGAAAAGCGAATGACCCCGCCTCTAAACGGCATGGGGGTTTCAGGTGCAATACAGAACGCGGACTCTCCCCCTGCCGGGCAAGCGGCGACAGGTGAACACGTTCTCCCGCACTCCACGGCCTCGGGCCTCCACCATCATCAGCCCGTAATTACGAGCCTCTCGTCGCACTCGCTCGTAAGACCGGGGTCGTCGCCCATCCACGGCCCACCGGCGTCCGTCTCACCTCCCGCCGTCCACTCACCGATCAGCTCGGCGCTGACACCGCATAGTCAACATCAGGCACAACCCGTGCAGTGA